One segment of Anatilimnocola aggregata DNA contains the following:
- a CDS encoding Kelch repeat-containing protein: MLQQPSRCIISFLLLVLIVGFGQSTVLRAEEGTKVAPNVWQKLEQATITGRRYETPIGYSPELKRFLVLGGRISWGENKKARSYDQLALDRTQGEWENWYPVGKDWGPKFGVGNFPSWKNEKWVFADSEENARPNWNIYGTFSLGHAYDYDPDTKTFLFFAHGKTFRYDPLARTWTDLQPASDPEREHGGILLWSSLCYDRAHKKFVLFGGGNAQTTRGDPGTWTYSPTENKWEEVELKEQPPQRANSQLVYDPVAKKVVLFGGDQLSQLIADTWTFELGTRRWEQLKTERSPSPRAGHALVWLPKAQKVALIGGYEYTSNTGYVASMYQRLPVEIWTLDTVAGKWSLLAQSEPKNGPAGPISGMWHAAADENDVVVTTGEGTWLCQIEATKFDAAGTEKLGVQPGTVQRRTGPYDPAWFAQDVPAADPAQVLKELAALPANEWVPRPTPKLPRPNMDWGSAVFIPAQDKIVRFSGGHSAYSGTAPIIYDIKTDRYLLAFAPELPIEFVYSNDQVHGEWSFQGNPWMSGHTYKATGYEPHSQSLAFAAHDYTYFFDAQTSKWSRSSEKCPFTPNMYVVTLATTPAGTVAWADRRGGGSGLWRLDGSSRTWQALPLAGSLPDKSPDRHGMAYDSKRDRLLFFSAVGKQKGDVAAYDLKTGDNSWLDAAGKVHAAVSSRETIYLPEQDAVLIGARVKDANGNFCWLLYDCAKNAWFSVELAGVDPISKGEFNNSMGLMYDPARKLIWAVGQNSHVHVLRLDLKQAKLVAL, from the coding sequence ATGCTCCAGCAACCGTCCCGCTGCATAATTTCTTTTCTGCTTCTGGTGCTGATCGTAGGCTTTGGGCAATCGACGGTATTGCGAGCAGAAGAAGGCACGAAGGTTGCGCCCAACGTTTGGCAAAAACTCGAGCAGGCGACGATCACTGGCCGGCGATACGAAACGCCGATTGGCTATTCACCTGAATTGAAGCGATTTCTCGTGCTGGGTGGGCGAATCAGTTGGGGCGAGAACAAGAAGGCTCGCTCGTACGATCAGCTGGCCCTCGACCGAACGCAAGGTGAATGGGAAAACTGGTATCCCGTGGGCAAGGATTGGGGGCCGAAGTTCGGCGTCGGCAATTTTCCCTCCTGGAAGAATGAGAAGTGGGTCTTCGCAGATAGCGAAGAGAACGCGCGGCCCAATTGGAATATCTACGGCACGTTTTCGCTCGGGCATGCGTACGACTACGATCCCGATACGAAGACATTTCTCTTCTTCGCCCACGGTAAGACGTTTCGCTACGATCCCCTGGCCCGCACCTGGACCGACTTGCAGCCCGCGAGCGATCCTGAGCGGGAACACGGCGGAATCTTGCTTTGGTCGTCGCTGTGTTATGACCGGGCGCACAAAAAATTCGTCCTGTTTGGTGGTGGCAACGCGCAGACGACGCGTGGCGATCCCGGCACTTGGACCTATTCGCCCACCGAGAACAAATGGGAAGAAGTGGAGCTGAAGGAGCAGCCCCCGCAACGAGCCAATTCGCAGTTGGTCTACGATCCGGTGGCGAAGAAGGTGGTTCTGTTCGGGGGCGATCAGCTTTCGCAACTCATCGCCGATACCTGGACCTTCGAACTGGGCACGCGCCGCTGGGAGCAATTGAAAACGGAGCGCAGCCCATCGCCGCGGGCTGGGCATGCGCTCGTGTGGTTACCGAAGGCGCAAAAGGTGGCGCTGATTGGCGGCTACGAATACACTTCGAACACGGGCTACGTGGCCAGTATGTATCAGCGGCTGCCGGTCGAAATCTGGACGCTCGATACGGTTGCCGGCAAGTGGAGCTTGCTCGCGCAGAGTGAACCAAAGAATGGCCCAGCAGGACCGATCAGCGGCATGTGGCACGCAGCAGCTGATGAGAACGATGTCGTCGTGACGACCGGCGAAGGTACCTGGCTCTGTCAGATTGAGGCGACGAAGTTCGACGCCGCTGGCACCGAGAAACTCGGCGTTCAGCCAGGCACCGTGCAACGACGCACCGGTCCCTACGACCCCGCCTGGTTCGCGCAAGATGTGCCTGCTGCCGATCCCGCGCAAGTGTTGAAAGAGCTCGCCGCGCTACCTGCCAACGAATGGGTCCCACGACCAACTCCGAAGTTGCCGCGACCGAACATGGACTGGGGCTCGGCCGTGTTCATCCCAGCGCAAGACAAGATCGTCCGCTTCTCCGGCGGGCATTCGGCCTACAGCGGCACCGCGCCGATCATCTATGACATCAAGACCGATCGTTACTTGCTGGCCTTCGCGCCGGAGTTGCCCATCGAGTTTGTTTACAGCAACGACCAGGTTCACGGCGAATGGTCGTTTCAAGGCAATCCCTGGATGAGCGGACATACCTATAAAGCGACGGGGTACGAACCCCATTCGCAATCGCTGGCCTTTGCTGCGCATGATTACACGTACTTCTTCGATGCGCAGACCAGCAAGTGGTCGCGCAGTTCTGAAAAGTGCCCGTTCACTCCGAATATGTATGTCGTCACGCTCGCGACCACACCGGCGGGAACCGTAGCTTGGGCCGACCGCCGTGGAGGTGGTTCCGGCTTGTGGCGGCTTGATGGTAGTTCGCGAACCTGGCAAGCACTTCCGCTCGCTGGTTCACTCCCCGATAAGAGTCCAGACCGTCATGGCATGGCCTACGACTCGAAGCGAGATCGACTGCTGTTCTTCAGCGCCGTTGGCAAGCAGAAGGGGGATGTCGCCGCCTACGATTTGAAAACCGGCGACAACTCATGGCTCGACGCAGCCGGCAAAGTTCATGCGGCGGTGTCGTCGCGAGAGACAATCTACCTGCCCGAACAAGATGCGGTGCTGATCGGAGCGCGAGTGAAAGACGCCAACGGCAACTTCTGTTGGCTCTTGTACGACTGTGCGAAGAATGCCTGGTTCTCTGTCGAACTCGCCGGAGTCGACCCGATCAGCAAGGGGGAGTTCAACAACTCGATGGGGCTGATGTACGACCCCGCGCGCAAACTGATCTGGGCGGTTGGGCAAAATAGTCACGTGCATGTGCTGCGTTTGGATCTCAAGCAGGCGAAGCTCGTGGCGCTATAG
- a CDS encoding SUMF1/EgtB/PvdO family nonheme iron enzyme, with translation MNLSCPQTSLLLLTVTLFALPAPAQEKAPARGETIVNSLGMKLLPIAPGRFVMGTSDLPPQSQAEFDQRDYDESPAHQVTISRPFHLGATEVTNAQYEQFDPKHKTRRGLGNVSKADDEPVTYVTWQQTCDFCAWLTKKEGRPYRLPTEAEWEYACRAGTTTVFTTGEELTAAAANLGVTTDDKPRPTTMKVASFPPNAWGLFDLHGNVEEWCHDWYGPYPATEQTDPVGAAEGIARVVRGGSYNGRKRGNFVGSGRYCRSANRGGYLPDDANRAVGFRVVLGELPKSQPLASTGQKPAGSGPLPTKLPSVDPSQPYFDNFLSDNRRATIPANSWGPVYSAWNHFAAVCSCPNGDILAAWYTTKSEEGRELAQGFTRLRAGTNRWEPAACLLDIPDMNDHAPVLLTAGERIFHFFGQGLKGWDDAAIAVRTSDDSGNTWTPARIIWSREEGVKLSQPCSAVALPGGTLVLAIDGDNHRHERLLTSSDHGQSWQLCTGDLREACDKKYAIHPALFVRKDHSLGLFLRGPNPLPLLVTADLGQTWKSIATPLPGVSVGQKSAALRLASGAVVLVSADSTRKIVGGPTYVALSPDDGATWTHVRKLDDLGGYLALTQAPNGVIYAFGSRQSVAAFNEAWLKQGPPIP, from the coding sequence ATGAACCTCTCTTGCCCGCAGACATCGCTCTTATTACTAACGGTCACACTCTTTGCCTTGCCAGCACCTGCGCAAGAGAAAGCGCCAGCGCGTGGCGAAACGATCGTCAACTCGCTGGGGATGAAGCTGCTTCCCATTGCACCGGGCCGTTTTGTCATGGGCACGAGTGACTTGCCGCCGCAAAGCCAGGCTGAGTTCGATCAGCGCGACTACGACGAGTCGCCAGCGCACCAGGTGACTATTTCGCGCCCCTTTCACTTGGGGGCAACGGAAGTCACCAATGCGCAGTACGAGCAGTTTGATCCGAAGCACAAGACCCGGCGCGGCCTCGGCAATGTTTCAAAAGCGGACGACGAGCCGGTTACCTACGTAACCTGGCAACAAACGTGCGACTTCTGCGCTTGGCTCACTAAGAAAGAAGGCCGCCCGTATCGACTCCCCACCGAAGCCGAGTGGGAGTATGCCTGCCGCGCGGGGACGACGACTGTGTTCACTACTGGCGAGGAATTAACCGCTGCAGCTGCCAACCTGGGAGTGACGACCGATGACAAACCGCGACCAACGACCATGAAGGTCGCCAGTTTTCCGCCGAATGCCTGGGGCCTGTTCGATCTGCATGGAAATGTCGAAGAGTGGTGCCACGATTGGTATGGACCTTATCCAGCCACCGAGCAAACCGATCCCGTCGGCGCGGCAGAGGGAATTGCCCGCGTGGTGCGCGGCGGCAGTTACAACGGTCGCAAACGGGGCAACTTTGTGGGGAGCGGCCGCTATTGCCGCTCGGCCAATCGCGGTGGGTACTTGCCAGACGATGCCAATCGCGCGGTCGGTTTTCGCGTGGTCCTCGGCGAGTTGCCCAAGTCTCAACCTCTGGCCAGTACGGGGCAAAAGCCGGCAGGCAGTGGTCCGTTGCCAACCAAGCTTCCGTCCGTCGATCCTTCCCAGCCCTACTTCGATAATTTCCTCTCGGATAATCGGCGAGCAACGATTCCCGCAAACAGTTGGGGGCCGGTCTATAGCGCGTGGAATCATTTCGCGGCCGTCTGCAGTTGTCCCAACGGCGATATTCTCGCGGCCTGGTATACGACCAAATCGGAAGAAGGTCGCGAGTTGGCTCAGGGTTTCACCCGCTTGCGCGCGGGGACGAATCGCTGGGAACCTGCAGCCTGTCTGCTCGATATTCCCGATATGAACGACCACGCGCCGGTATTGCTGACGGCTGGCGAGCGGATCTTTCATTTCTTTGGTCAGGGTTTGAAAGGCTGGGACGATGCCGCCATCGCCGTGCGCACTTCCGACGATAGTGGCAATACGTGGACGCCCGCGCGCATCATCTGGTCGCGTGAGGAAGGAGTCAAACTCTCGCAGCCTTGCTCGGCGGTGGCGTTGCCCGGTGGCACGCTGGTGCTCGCCATAGACGGCGACAATCACCGACACGAACGACTTCTGACCAGCAGCGACCATGGCCAGTCGTGGCAATTGTGCACAGGCGACCTGCGCGAAGCGTGCGACAAGAAGTACGCGATTCACCCGGCGCTGTTCGTGCGCAAAGATCACTCGCTGGGACTTTTCCTGCGTGGGCCAAATCCCCTGCCGCTATTGGTCACGGCCGATCTTGGTCAAACGTGGAAGTCAATCGCCACCCCCTTGCCCGGCGTGAGCGTGGGGCAAAAGTCCGCTGCACTGCGATTGGCCAGCGGAGCCGTCGTGCTCGTTTCAGCGGATAGTACGAGGAAAATTGTCGGCGGCCCCACCTATGTTGCCCTTTCGCCCGATGATGGCGCCACCTGGACCCACGTCCGCAAGTTGGACGACCTGGGTGGTTACCTCGCCCTGACCCAAGCTCCGAACGGCGTGATCTATGCATTCGGTTCGCGGCAAAGCGTGGCCGCCTTCAACGAAGCCTGGCTCAAGCAAGGCCCGCCGATTCCGTAG
- a CDS encoding amidohydrolase has translation MMRVSALCLLMTSAVAAVAQDATLLRDVRKQIDSHYPSLETLYKHLHSHPELSLAEKETAARIALELKNAHCEVTTDVGGHGVVGVMKNGNGPTIMLRADMDALPIAERTKLPYASQVRTRDRQGRDVGVMHACGHDVNMTNLVGTARLMDELRAHWQGTIVFVGQPAEEVGAGARMMLADGLFHRFPRPEKCFALHCDARFPHGHVNYRSGQMQANVDTVDIVVLGKGGHGAAPQVTIDPVVIAARIVIDLQTIVSRELDPLDAAVVTVGSINGGTKHNVIPNEVRLQLTVRTTNDKSRQHVLEAIRRIATAAATAARAPEPTVLIDEEQFTPALVNDPEITAATVAVLKDVLGSDHVHERPMSLGGEDFSRFVLAGVPGCYYFLGTASPERVAAAKNGGAPLSLTHTDAYFPIPEPTIKTGLLTMTAVLLNATIKQK, from the coding sequence AAACTCTTTACAAGCATCTCCATTCGCATCCGGAGTTATCGCTGGCCGAGAAAGAAACGGCGGCCCGAATTGCCCTCGAATTAAAGAACGCCCATTGCGAGGTGACGACCGATGTCGGTGGGCATGGCGTGGTCGGCGTGATGAAGAACGGCAACGGCCCCACCATCATGCTGCGCGCCGATATGGACGCACTGCCGATTGCGGAACGGACGAAGCTCCCCTACGCCAGCCAGGTGCGCACGCGCGATCGCCAGGGACGCGATGTAGGCGTGATGCATGCCTGCGGCCACGATGTGAACATGACAAATCTGGTGGGCACGGCCCGGCTGATGGACGAACTGCGCGCTCATTGGCAAGGGACGATCGTCTTTGTCGGTCAGCCGGCAGAAGAGGTCGGCGCGGGCGCACGGATGATGCTGGCCGATGGTCTCTTTCATCGTTTTCCCCGCCCTGAGAAGTGTTTCGCCTTGCATTGCGACGCCCGCTTTCCGCACGGGCATGTGAACTATCGCAGCGGGCAAATGCAGGCCAACGTCGACACGGTCGATATCGTGGTCCTGGGCAAAGGTGGGCATGGTGCCGCGCCGCAAGTCACGATCGACCCCGTGGTGATTGCCGCCCGCATTGTGATCGATTTGCAAACCATCGTCAGTCGCGAACTCGACCCGCTCGATGCGGCCGTGGTGACAGTCGGCAGCATCAATGGTGGTACCAAGCACAACGTGATCCCCAATGAAGTGCGCCTGCAACTGACTGTGCGGACGACGAACGACAAATCGCGCCAGCACGTTCTCGAAGCGATTCGGCGCATCGCGACTGCCGCCGCCACTGCTGCCCGCGCGCCCGAGCCGACCGTACTCATCGACGAGGAGCAATTCACCCCAGCCCTGGTGAACGATCCCGAAATCACCGCGGCGACGGTCGCGGTACTCAAGGATGTCCTTGGCAGCGACCATGTACACGAGCGACCGATGAGCCTCGGTGGCGAAGACTTCAGCCGCTTCGTTCTCGCGGGTGTGCCCGGCTGTTATTACTTTTTGGGTACAGCCTCACCCGAGCGAGTTGCCGCAGCCAAGAATGGCGGCGCGCCCTTGTCACTCACACACACGGATGCTTATTTCCCCATTCCCGAACCGACCATCAAGACCGGTCTTCTCACCATGACTGCGGTGCTGTTGAATGCCACGATAAAGCAAAAGTAA